The Brettanomyces bruxellensis chromosome 8, complete sequence genome segment AGGTGCAAGTCTAATAATAATTTCCAGGGATGATAACAAGCTCAAATACGCATGTGAAAGTATACGGAAGAATGCGTGTGAAGGTATGAAGCAGTTTGTTGAATATATGGCTGCAGATCTTCGCGATTACAAGTCATCTTCAGCTGTTTTACCTTTATTGGGCAAGTTAGGAATAGAGAATATCGACTTTCTATTTTGTTGTGCGGGTTCAGCTCATCCGAGATATTTCCTCAATATGACACACGAGGACTTGGAATTTGGACTTCAGACTAATTACATAACTTGTGTGAACCTTGTTCATCTTCTTGTAAAGAGGATGATAGATACAGAAGCGTTAGAATCATGCTCAAAGCAGGATAGTGCTATAGACGACTTCAAAAAGGCATTTAGAATTGGTGCAAAGGAGCCTCGGATCAGGCATATTGTGCTTGTTTCGTCCGTGGTGGCTTTCTATAATTTTATTGGTTATGCTGAGTACGGACCCTCGAAAGCAGCTATAAAATCATTTGGAGATTCGATCAGACAGGAACTCAGGCCATACAATGTTGATGTGCATGTTGTTTTCCCCGGAAACTTCTCCTCTGAGGGATATGCGgtggaaaataaaacaaaaccAGAGGCATGTAAGGTGATTGAAGGATCTTCTAAACCTATAAGTGTCGATAAATGTGCAGGTATCATTATCAAGGGCTTGCAGCACGGATACATGTACATTTTCACTGATTTCATTGGCTGGGTGCTAGAAAGTTTCAGCTTAGGCCTAGATCCAAGGCAATGGGGTATTGTTCAGGTTTTCCTTGCGTTAATTGGAGCCATAATTGGTGGAATTGTTGATCAAATCCACCAGGTCTACATTCAGGGATACTTCCGGAAGGAAGGGGGATTCATAACCGACGAAAAGGTCtcaaaagagaaagctGATGACATGGAAGATGCTGAGAATTGACAATAGAAAATACCGATTGAGAcctcaaaatatataagaAACTCCTTATATGATACATTATGCTGCTCATCCTAGAGATTATGTGATGcttgaatatattttatattttgcaTATGCCCAGAGTCCTAATCTGTTTCACAGAGAGCAGTTTGCTGCTTGGTTTATGTCcagaaatatatatagtaatagtaataataacaacaacaataataatagtgCTAGCATGAATTATGATAGACGATTCTATTACCCTCCCATTTCCTTGGCGAATTCCCCTATCCACTCAATTAGAGTCCGAATCTGTATTATACAAGCCCTCTGGTGCTGGAAGAAGTTTCTCGAGTAAGCTATCAGTCGCAGCAGATATGTTTAATGAATATAGCCAGTTCACACTTTTGATTACCTCGTAGTTCCATATGTCCTTTATTGCTTCCTTCATCATTCTTTGCTTGTAAAATATCACATTGCTCTGGGGTTCAACAACTTTTCCATGATTTTTAACGAGCATTGTTGTGTCGTTTAATGCCTCAGATACAATTCGTTGGTCATTGTGAAATTTTAGCACTGTTAAGTATGTAATAGAGCCTGATAGTAGAAAGCCGCTCAAAAGTCCGTTAATCACGCCACTCATTTCCTCTTATTATGATATCACGGTATCCCTTTATATACTGGTGGTATAACTTTGACAACAAGCTGACGTTTGGCAATTGAATGTAGCCAAATTCGAATTGGTTGTGTTGcttgttgattttttcccccttctCCTATTATTTATGAGTCTCGATAATAtctcactttttttaattatttttttttttttccgttGTACGGGACCCGCAGGTGACACTTTCTTAATTCATCAGCCCAAGAATCAAATCATTTCACGTtgtaaagaaagaagaaagcaagtTAAGGGGGCCTAACAACTTTATCACTTGTTTGTGGGTCaagctttcttttactAGGTTTATATTTACAGCCATGCCGTTAGGAAGATCAGCTAAAATGCTTCATCATACAATGAGGAACCTGGTTTCCTCATTGATAGAGAATGAATCAGTGAAAACCACatttggaaaagcaaagacAGCGCAAGGAATGATGGAGaatttgatattgaagacAAAAAGAACGAAGTTACCACAAAATCAGTTCAAGACTGAACTATATGGAATGTTGTACAATCAAGATAGAACAGTTCCAAAGCTAATGGGAGAGTTGAAAGAGCGTTATAAGGACAGAAACTCTGGATTCACGAGGATTTTAAAGCTTGAACCAAGAATTGGAGATAATTCTCCGCAGGTAATTCTAGAGTTGGTCGATAatggagaaagagagatgAAATTTTGGTACATTGCAAAGGTAGTTGCAAGATTGGAATTGCAAGGTTCTCCTCTTGATCCACTAACTGAAAAGAATGTGAAAGATATTCTGCTATATAGAAAGGACGGGCAGGCGGAATTCAGAAAGACGGTAGAAACATGCAAGAAGGAATTcttcaaagaagaagatgctcTTGATAACCTTCCTAGAATGAAAAGTACTACGAATGGGTTTCACAGAGCATTTAGGAATTTCGATGTTGTGTCCAGAGTTGAGAAGTCTGAGACAGATGTGAAAAGGAGTGAACCTGAGAATAAAGATTCACAATGATGGTAGCAGCTTTTTACACTATTTATTCTTAGATGTTACGGTTCGAAATCGCATCTATATAACATGTGGGTTGCTATTTGCCTGTATATACTGTATAGCAATAACCGATGGTGCGTGCTTACTTTTAAAAGGCATGtattaaaataaagaagaga includes the following:
- a CDS encoding uncharacterized protein (BUSCO:EOG09264MZ1), producing MPLGRSAKMLHHTMRNLVSSLIENESVKTTFGKAKTAQGMMENLILKTKRTKLPQNQFKTELYGMLYNQDRTVPKLMGELKERYKDRNSGFTRILKLEPRIGDNSPQVILELVDNGEREMKFWYIAKVVARLELQGSPLDPLTEKNVKDILLYRKDGQAEFRKTVETCKKEFFKEEDALDNLPRMKSTTNGFHRAFRNFDVVSRVEKSETDVKRSEPENKDSQ